The Malus domestica chromosome 13, GDT2T_hap1 genome includes a window with the following:
- the LOC103453108 gene encoding sugar transport protein 13-like, whose protein sequence is MAGGFGGPTGGEDFEGKVTPIVVISCILAASGGLMFGYDIGISGGVTSMPDFLKEFFPVVYRKQQIPGLESNYCKYDNQGLQLFTSSLYLAALTATFFASYTTRVLGRRMTMLMAGFFFIAGTIFNAAAKNLIMLIIGRLLLGCGVGFANQAVPLFLSEIAPTRIRGALNLLFQLMVTIGILVAQLINYGTAKIKGGYGWRVSLGLAGIPSLLLTLGAIIVTDTPNSLIQRGKLEQGKKVLKRIRGIENVDPEFLEILEASRAAKEVKHPFRNLLNRKNRPQLVITIFLQFFQQFTGINSINFYAPVLFQTLGFKNDASLYSSVITGVIMVLGAIISIFFVDRAGRRVLLIEGGIQMFLSHVVIAIILGMKLKDQSNDLDHGLGILVVVVICSFVGSFGWSWGPLCWLVASEIFPLEARSAGQSVTVCVNMLFTFVIAQAFLSMLCHMKFAIFLFFAAWVFLMTVFVFFLLPETKGVPIEEMVEVVWREHWFWKRYVDDCEDNPKEKGHA, encoded by the exons ATGGCGGGGGGATTCGGCGGGCCGACAGGCGGAGAAGATTTTGAAGGAAAGGTCACGCCTATCGTGGTCATTTCTTGCATATTGGCCGCTAGCGGAGGCCTAATGTTTGGTTATGATATTGGCATTTCAG GTGGTGTTACATCAATGCCCGACTTCCTAAAGGAATTCTTCCCGGTTGTATATAGGAAGCAGCAAATTCCAGGACTTGAGAGTAATTATTGTAAATATGACAATCAAGGTCTGCAATTGTTCACGTCTTCATTGTACCTTGCTGCATTGACAGCAACCTTCTTCGCGTCGTATACAACCAGAGTTCTAGGCAGAAGGATGACCATGTTGATGGCCGGGTTTTTCTTCATAGCCGGAACTATTTTTAATGCTGCAGCTAAGAACCTTATCATGCTCATTATTGGGAGGCTCTTACTTGGTTGCGGAGTTGGTTTTGCTAACCAG GCCGTACCACTTTTCCTTTCGGAGATTGCACCCACAAGAATTCGTGGAGCACTTAACTTGCTCTTCCAGCTCATGGTCACCATTGGCATTCTTGTAGCACAACTTATCAATTATGGAACTGCCAA GATTAAAGGGGGATATGGATGGAGGGTATCGCTGGGTTTGGCTGGCATTCCATCACTCTTGCTAACATTGGGGGCTATCATTGTAACAGACACTCCAAACAGTTTGATCCAACGAGGGAAGTTGGAGCAAGGAAAAAAAGTTCTGAAAAGGATCCGGGGTATTGAGAATGTCGATCCAGAATTCCTTGAGATTCTCGAGGCAAGTCGCGCTGCTAAAGAAGTGAAGCATCCCTTCAGAAATCTCCTCAACCGTAAAAACAGACCTCAACTGGTCATTACAATTTTCTTGCAG TTCTTCCAGCAATTCACAGGCATTAACTCAATCAATTTTTACGCCCCAGTTTTGTTCCAGACCTTGGGATTTAAGAACGATGCTTCCCTTTACTCATCGGTTATAACAGGTGTTATCATGGTCCTCGGAGCCATTATTTCAATCTTCTTTGTCGACAGAGCTGGTCGCCGTGTGCTCTTGATTGAAGGTGGCATCCAAATGTTCCTCTCTCACGTGGTTATTGCGATCATTCTTGGGATGAAACTTAAGGATCAATCCAACGACCTCGATCACGGCTTGGGAATTCTTGTGGTTGTTGTAATCTGCTCTTTTGTGGGTTCCTTTGGATGGTCATGGGGGCCTCTTTGCTGGTTGGTTGCCAGTGAGATATTCCCGCTAGAGGCTCGATCGGCCGGGCAGAGTGTGactgtgtgtgtaaacatgttGTTCACATTTGTTATAGCACAGGCCTTCCTCTCAATGCTTTGTCACATGAAGTTTGCGATTTTCTTATTCTTCGCAGCGTGGGTCTTTCTCATGACAGTCTTCGTGTTCTTTTTACTTCCGGAGACTAAAGGTGTCCCTATTGAAGAAATGGTAGAGGTAGTATGGAGGGAGCATTGGTTTTGGAAGAGATATGTGGATGACTGTGAAGATAACCCTAAGGAGAAGGGACATGCTTGA
- the LOC139190814 gene encoding uncharacterized protein encodes MSPYQVVYGIKPLTIHMYMPCSTVVQSVDVAFQDKDKLICLLRTNLQLAQNRMRQVCDNKRTEREFNIGDWVYLKLHPYRQHSVAARTKINLASKFYGSFQVTQCIGFVTYRLLWPTDSKIHQVFHVSLLKRKLGNASPPLSVLPSINSTGVLQW; translated from the coding sequence ATGTCTCCTTATCAGGTTGTTTACGGCATTAAACCACTGACAATTCACATGTATATGCCCTGTTCCACGGTGGTACAGTCAGTGGATGTTGCTTTCCAAGATAAGGACAAATTGATCTGCCTTCTGAGAACAAATCTGCAGCTTGCTCAGAACAGAATGAGACAAGTATGTGATAACAAGAGAACTGAGCGGGAATTTAACATTGGTGATTGGGTTTACCTTAAGCTTCATCCATACCGCCAACACTCAGTGGCTGCAAGAACAAAAATCAATCTAGCATCCAAGTTCTATGGATCTTTTCAGGTAACTCAGTGCATTGGTTTTGTAACATATCGACTTCTTTGGCCTACAGACTCCAAAATCCACCAAGTCTTTCATGTGTCTCTCCTCAAACGAAAGCTTGGAAATGCTTCTCCTCCATTGTCAGTTTTGCCTTCTATTAACTCCACTGGGGTTCTTCAATGGTAA